Part of the Vigna radiata var. radiata cultivar VC1973A chromosome 11, Vradiata_ver6, whole genome shotgun sequence genome is shown below.
ttgagTGAAATGTTAATGATAAAACCAACCCTTTGGAATGTTTAATATATAgaattacaatataatttttggtAAACTCGCGTATGAAAactgtataaaaaattatctcttCATGGAGGAAATATTCTAGTAagataagttatatatatatatatatatatatatatatatatataattacatgcacaatttttatataaattaaaaaaagtatatatttgaaAAGGCACTATATTTGTTGCCTATAcagtttagtttgtttttatgcataagttatgattttcttttaaattaaactaacttTGTGTAAAAGTTCAGCagaaatattatagattttgtttttcaaatctgatcgctttcatttcttttgaacGACAGAGAATTAACGATGAAATATAGAAACTATAAACtcacatataatataagttTCGATTGTTTATTTTAGGACAACCAAAAATCTGAGAAtgctaattaaaaataaactagaataatttaattataatttttttgtatttacttttactttgtttACATGGACATGTACTTGTGGTGGTCTAGACTAGTCAATCCGGATTTAGTATGAATTACGAATTATGACGGATCATGCATTTGTGGTAGCTTCTACTATTCTGGGAAGTCATTGTTaatgagtttcaccctaccataCTTACAAAGTTAGTTTGTACCGCATCCTAGACCATACTGGAAGCATCTAGACTAAGACATCCacctactctcaccacatgtacCACTCCTCTTTAATTAAGAATGATTGATCATTATAGTGTCAGGATAAGCTCCAAGACCGAACTTTTTACATTCATACCAACAATACTTTGATACAACCATTAAAAATTCTCCTTAGAACTCTTACAAACCTCACATCCATTCAATCACAGGTTCCAAACCATACCACAAATCATAACATAAACAATTATACCATTTAAAATCATACACTCTAGAGAAAGGAAGTCAAAACACCAAAACAAACTCAAACCCTTTTGTCTAGCACCATAAACAGAGTTCCCAACGAGCATAGACTCGCTTAGTGAGCAGCCTCTACTCGCTTTGCGAGAGACAAAACAACAAGCTTCACAAGCCAAGCAAGTTGGCTTGCTTAGCCTCTGAAACTCACTACCAGAAACCTTATATACTCGCCCAACGAGAATTCTTCACTCGAACTCACTGCCAAAACTTCCATAAACTCGCCCAGCGAGCCCCCCTTGCTTGCCTTGCCACTTTGCGTAATTTTGCAACACTTAAACTACATAATTTGCACCCTTAAACCCCCATGACCTATCTTATACACttttaccaacttctaacactcatAAATTGAATGCTAAACTAAAATTTACCTAACCAAAAGTATATAAATCAATCTAAACTCATTTTGATTACTACAAGATTCCAATCCATAAATAACCAAAACCTCACTTTAGAGACCGAAATTAAACTCCATAAGTTCTAGCTCATATTTGAGCAACTTAAGGAGCTAAACAAGTCACAAATGACTCAAAGACAAACTCCAACCACTCCAAAATTTTCACAAGACATCCAAACCAAAATCTCACTACTAATTTACACTTAAAACCCATCAAAACACTAATAATGGACTACTCCCTATTTCTAGATCAGATTTCAACTAGTTCACAAGTCTAACAAGTCTTAAATCACATCCAAACATACTCTAAAACTTAATTTCCTCTTTTTAGCCCTTAACTCAAAAACTCACATACCAAAACCCCttattttttaccaaaaacACTTATAACTCAACTTAGTTCAATTCCCCTCAACATTTAACTAAATTCAACACCAATAAACATCTTAACAACACCATTCACCATACAATTTTAGTTTAACACAAAATCATTCAATATCAACATTCATCATGTGATCAAATGCACTTACACAACAACAATTCACATTAACTAACATTTCAATCATAAACATTCAACATCTACCAATAACACACCCTAATACTATCAATTCATATTTTACAATTCAACACAAAAACAATcgctagcttcccttacctcaaagAGAATTACTGTAGATCAACGCAGCTCACCAAATCTTGCTTAGAGTTCAAGGAATCTTAAGAACACCTACATAACATATAAAAGTAATTAGAGAGAGTCCTTTGAACCTCTGATCAATCAAGAAACTAGGAAATAAGATTAAAAGACGCATGCGAGAAGAAAACATGATCTCAACCTAAgagtgaaaggaaaaaaaaaattactctaaactAAAAATTGATCGGTAATTATTAGAAATTGTGCTACTGTGATCTCTTAGACACTTCTTGATCATTAAATAGATGATcaaataattagaatttataaagaaaaaaagagaatcgaaaaaaaaggttttagaaagattgtgaatatttttataataaaatgaatttaaaaaaattctatttatattattaaattattttaaatttaaaatcttattattttataaaatctataaactctaatactctattttttaaCTCTTGCAAAAGTACatacacaatttttatataaaataaagaaaaattatattaaaagtcaCTATATTTGATGCCTATACAGTTGAGTTTGTTTTGTATGCACAGGTTATGATTTTTCGTTTAAATTAAACTAACTCCGTATAAAAGTTCAgaagaaatatttatagattttgtttttcaaatttgataaCTTTCATTTGAACGACAGAGAATTAATAACGAAATACAGAAACTATAAACGACATATAGTTGTTTCGATTGTTTTTTGGAGCAAGACAACCAAAAATCTGAGAAtgctaattaaaaataaactagaacaatttaattataactttttgtatttatttttaatttgtttatacatggaaatttatattttgttatatttcatGAATTTGCTTTACATATTGGTTTGAAAACACTGATAATAAACGACATACTTGAAATGTTGTACATTCAAagtaataaaacataaatttataaatatttcaaatgaaatCAAACTCAACTAAACTGTTTCACATCTTGTAGAAaactgacaaaaaaaaatgtaattatgtCTTAATAgctatatatatagaaattatgAAAGACCACATTAGAAAAGAAGTGGCGAGGTGTCTGTAACCCTCCATGCCTCCCAATAGTTGCATTgctttgttttactttttcataaatattcattcatatttgCTTGCAACCATggatatgtttttgtttttttttcgttGCAAGCAACGAGCATGTTGACGTTGAAAGTTAACTCTCTGCTTGCCacaattatgattttattaaaaaaatatatttatgttttaggtCAAATATCTATCGAATAgcattattttacaaattaaaaacatagtATTTATGGGACAAAAACTTCGTGTGATTTTTGCACTTTACTCTATTTACACAGACAACCGACACAACGTCTGCAGTTGTTACTTTCTCGTTTATTCTCTATTAGAATAGGATAGGCGCAActcttattttccaaaatcaGTCTTTATTAGAAGTTAACAGTTCTTAAaagaattgtaaaaaaaaaaaaatatcttacactatgaaaaaaatatccaaaatttCGTAATTATTAGAAGCAATAAAGTTGTTGTCTTGTCATTGAATTTAAGGCAGGGGTATGAGATAtttattactatattataaatttgttgcATTTAAAGGAGGGAAATttgagaagtttttttttttttgaagaaaataaaaaataaaatgatatataagaAAAGCACGATAAAGCAGCTTTTGGTAACGCTCATCGCTGTCAGTGACGCCTGGGtcaccaaaccaaaccaaacccaCAGATATCTATCTCTTCCGTACCTCACTCTTTCTACTATATAATATAACTCTCTGCAACGCATTTCacattttcatttatcttcTTCTAATATTCGCCTCTTACCTCAATGGTATCAGGTCCACTGCTACTCCAAACAACAACATCACCAACACAGACTCTACACGATGGAGGGCCAAGATCTCTCCCCATCCCACATCGACACATCTCGACCATCCCTCGGCTTCCCCTTGGGCACTGCCCTCCTCTTGATCATAATCTTCAGCCTCAGCGGCATGTTCTCCTGCTGCTACCACTGGGACAAGCTACGCTCTTTTCGCCAATCTCTCTCTCATCCACACCCTCAACCCTCCCTCACCCAATCCCAACCCTCCATGGTAACTTTTTTCATTCCAACCATGccacaaaatatatacatataattttctttttattttaattttaatttcttggtTGTTATTGCAGGTTAAGCAAAACAAAGGTCAGAGCTTGCCAGTGTTGATGCCTGGGGATGAACTGCCCAAGTTCATAGCCATGCCTTGCCCGCGCCAACCTTCGCGCCCGGATACCATTGTTGTCACCGTCGACAGCCCGCCCCTCAAACCGCCGCAGCCGGTGGCGCCTTTCTGTTAGTTATTACCAACAAAGCCATGTTAACCACCGTTGGTCGGTGCTGTGtgtaaatatgtttatatatatgcatgatgTTGCCACCATTTGGTGAAGAtgcaagataaaaacaaaaaacaacgTGGGTACCAGGTCAATTCCCAGATCGTGACCGCTTCATTTGATTCCGTATATCTGTTGCTCTTGTATGTGGTGATTAATTAGTAAATTTAAGTGACTTAATTGATTAAGCCGGtttcattaattgaaaaatgcaaacttttttctttttcagcttTAAAAGATAAATGAGAAAACCAgaaatgattaaacttttaatgGTAGTTGTGTGtaaatttcaactttcaatttattgaaaatgataaaagagtAGCTGGCAAGAATAGGAGTTGATTCGATTTGTAAACAAGTGCGTGCGGTTGTACTATAGTCTCATTAATCACGGCAGCTGAAGCAATGACACCAAAAGAAAACAGGTGATATGGATCTGATAAGAATTAAGCTTAACTCAGTagtagaaaaaacataaaaaaaaaggaggaagcgtgtaaaagaaaaggattgGAGGAAGTGGGGAATGTTGGCCACTGTCCCCGTTTGGATAGTCGTAAAACTATGATGTTTGATAGAAAGTATTCGCAGTGGCTTCTTTTCATgacctaattttaatttaattttactctggaacttctttttatctttagaTGCAGACAGTATCAGATGTGTACCTTCCGTGATTATTGTTAGTACTTGACCCTTTTTTCATTTTAGCCTTTTCTATTCTCACTAGTGGCCAAGTGGTTCTGTCACTGTGTTTCGTCCTACAACTTGTCTTCTGCCCACACtccattcttcatcatcaaattttgaaatctccCATCCATTATTtgctttcaattcaaaatatgtCGAGTCTAACACTGTTGCGTTCTCGTTTAGATGAAAcggttaaaaaatatattaatattaaaatttaacacaattttACGACAACTAAATGTCACAatttctaaattgatttttaatttttttttcaaactactAACCTGAAAAACATTAGATTGGAAAACTAAAATTGAAGATATTCGATTATGTGAGTTCTTCCTTTATTCTTTGTTGCGACTTGAAATCAAGAAGCTTAGTTTTTATCCTGCTTGCTTTTTCATTTTGCTTGCTCCATTaggatttattattattctgttttttcattattgttattGGTGTGCATGCTTTATTGAAACCCATTATTCACTTATTTAttgacatgtgtgcagtgttaaaatgatatcaaaaattaatattaaaatattatttttcattcttttattgttttattgtgtATTCAGGTAAactaagcaaagaaaaaaacctAGAGTCTTCCGTAAGCAAACATGGTGAAGAAGACCTCTTTTGTGTGAATCGAAACATCTTCTACAAGTTTGCCATTGTCATTTGTTTaagggtaatgatactttgatatccacttttgacaaatttttgacactagATATGTATACTTCCCTTATTGGTCCATGTggtaaatgtttaaaaaaatttgaaaatgagacAGAATTAAAGGGTTGTAGaggtttgaagttttttttttttttttgttttcttccttcttaCACTTCTTCTTCGCATCCAACTAAACCAAActccctctctctttctctctctccttccGGTGTTCAAGGGATCGTGTCGACGACAATTCCCTCCTCTGTTTCTCCCTTCATCTTTCAATTCGACTCTCTCGCTTTCACTTTTCTGATTTCCTTTTTGCAAATGCTTCTCGTCGCTTAGGTTTCCCAATTTTCAAATCTGCTTCCCCTAAAACACCTTGTATCTTGTTTTTCTACGATTAATCAACTTAGTAGTAAAACTTAATGgtgttgttttttaattgaacaaacttttttaacacttattggACTTATTGGATATAGAAGTGATGTTCAGTCATTGATGATCACAAGTATATGGATATACATGGCCAAGGAAGAATTTTTGTTAAAACTCAATGTGCAGAAACAGACTTGGGAGCAAAGGTCAAATAAATGAAGAGTTTAAGCAAACTTTTTGCACACAGGAATCAATTGTGaaaatgacattattttttaatggaaccaacttttttttaagacttattagACTTATTaaaggaatttattttttttcataagtttaattcataaatttagatGTACACTTTcatagtttaattaaattataatattttgaagcTTGGCAGAGTGgattttgataataataaatttatatttaaaatttatattcattattaatgtCGTTGAaatgataaagataatatttaatatatttgtatgcAAAAAAGATTCCTctctttaatttaaacaattaatacttttattttataataaatgttattaattaaaatttttaataagtCCAATAAGTCTGAAAAAAAAGTTGGTTCAACTAAAAAACAAGGTCATTTTCACGATTGACCCCGTGTGC
Proteins encoded:
- the LOC106777298 gene encoding uncharacterized protein At5g65660 encodes the protein MEGQDLSPSHIDTSRPSLGFPLGTALLLIIIFSLSGMFSCCYHWDKLRSFRQSLSHPHPQPSLTQSQPSMVKQNKGQSLPVLMPGDELPKFIAMPCPRQPSRPDTIVVTVDSPPLKPPQPVAPFC